One Deltaproteobacteria bacterium genomic window, TTGAATCTCCTGAAGTGATCAATATCAATCATTATAATTCCCACGGGAGTTCCATAACGCTCGGAGCGGCCTATCTCACGAGTCAGGGTCTCCTCCATGTAGCGGCGATTGAAAAGACCGGTGAGAGGATCACGGGTGGCCTGTTGTTTCAAGGTATCTCTCAGTTTTATATTTGCCAGTGCCAGAGAAAAAAGGTCAGCCATAGTGATGGCCAATTGCTGCATCTCTACATTGATTCCTTCTGAGCGTTCGTAAAAATCCGGTTTGGCGGGAAGTGATCCGGATGAAATCTGTTGCTGCAAATGCAGCATCCCTATAGTTTTCCCTTGTGCTGATAAGGGAACACAAAGACTGCTTTTCCCCACGGTACCGGAGAGATGCGGGCAGCGTGAATCCGAAAGAGAATCAGCTTTCACATGCCTTTTGCCGTGTCGTAGAGCGCAGCAATCTTCTGGAATAAACACCTTTTCCCCCGATAGTCCTTTTCCCCAGAAAGTGACGGCCTCAACCAGATTCCGGGACGAGTCAAATATAAACAGGGATCCTGCTGCAGCGGGGAATAATTTCTGAGCAAATTGGCTCATAATTGAGTATGTTTCTTCAAGAGAACCGCATATTTGGAGCTTTTCAGACATTTGATTAAAGAGAGAGGTCCTCTGGTAACGTAAGCTATATTCATATACCATGGAATGAAGTTTGTAATTAGCTTGTTCTATCGCTTCCTCTGCACGTTTCCGTTCGGTAATATCCCTATTTACTCCGCGATAACCTTTGAAATGCCCTTGATTATCAAAGAAGGGAACGCCATTTGTGATAAGACATACATGTTCACCATTCTTTCTTGTTCTCCAGCTCTCAAGGTCTTTTATAGGTTTTTTATCTTTCATTATTTCAATTAAGATTTCCCGCATCTGTTCAAGGTTTTCCGCTAAAAAAAAGTCAGAAAAAGACTTGCCGATGATTTCTTCAGGAGTATAGCCTAATACTGTCAGCACCTTCTCGGAACTATATGAGTATACCCCATTCTTATCAATCTCCCAGATCCAGTCGGCCATATTGTTTGAAATATCGCTGATACGCTTTTCGCTCTCCCGCAGTGCGGACTCGGCCTGGATTTTTTCCGTTATATCCATAGTATTCCCTAGTACTGCCTGTTTGCCCTCGTACGTAATGGATGCGACCATCTCCATGAGCCATCTGATACGGCCCTCCCGGTCTACAATACGAAATTCATAGGGAGTGGATCGCTTTCCCTCCAGCATGTCAACGGCATTTTTTCTTACTATTTCACGATCATCTGGATATACAAAATCAAGAATGTCCATCTCGATCAACTCTTCCTCCAGGTATCCAGAGTACTCCGGTATATGGGGGTTTACAAATTGAAGCTTTCCATTCTGGACTATATAAACCCCTGTGTGTGAATTGTTCGCCAGTGTCCTGTAGAGTTCTTCCGCCTGCTTGCGCTCGGTGATTTCACATTGCAGTTCTTCATTGATATTTCTAATGTCTTTGGTGCGCTCGGCAACGATTTCTTCCAATTGAGCTTTGTGCTTTCTCAGTTCCTCTTCCGCCTGCCTGCGCTCAGTGATTTCTTGCTGGAGCTGAATGTTTTGCCCCTCCAATTGCTTTTGCAAGCGGCGCACAGCCAGGTGTTTTTCAACCCGGGCCAAAACCTCTGCCGATCGGAACGGTTTAGTGATGTAGTCAATGCCACCTGCATTGAAGCCCTCGACTTTGTTTGCGGCCTCATCTATGCCGCTAATGAAGATCACGGGGATACTGCAGCTCTTCTCATTGGATTTCAAATGACGGCAGACTTCGTAGCCGTCCATCTCCGGCATTGTCACATCCAGCATAATCAGGTCCGGTACCTCTGCTTCCACTGATTTTAGTGCCATGCGTCCGCTGAAGGCAGGACGTACCCGATAGCTATGATTCGTAAGGATATCTGTCAACAGATCCATGATTTCAGGGGAATCATCAACAACCAGAATTTGGGGTGGATTCTCCTTTCGCAATTCCTCAGCCTGCTTGCCATACGATTCTCCTGCTTTCAATTTAGTATCCATCTGATTCATTTTTCCCATCTTATTTATTAGATTTTCTTTAGTTATATTTTTTTCTATTAGTGAAATCTGCTGATCTGGTGAACTCGACTGCTATCAACAATGTATGAATATACATAATATGATTGCTCTCCTTCAGGGGTAAAGCATAACTTACTGATAATAAAACATAAAATAAGGAAACGTAAGTCTATTAACAATATTATTTTACTGATTATCCCAAATATACTGCAGTCTAATGAAAACTAATATATAAGAAGAAACGGAATAATTGATAGATATATACCATGGTTATCGGTGATTTTAGCGTATACTTTAGAAAAATAGTGATAAAAGCGCTAACTATTTTCGATATTCACAGTTTTTAAAACGCAGGGAGATGATTGTGAGCTTCTTAATCGGTATAATTGCCGGTGTCTTTGGCGGTCTGGTTGGGCTCGGGGGTGGTGTCCTGATGATTCCCCTCATGGTCAGCATGAAAAAAATAGGGCAGCACAAAGCCCACGGCACAAGTCTGGTCGCTGTGGTATTTACAGGTATTATCGGCGCTATTATCTACAGCTTATATAATGCCCTGGATGTGTGGGCTGCAATCCTTATATCCTTTGCCGCCCTGTGGCCTGCTCGATACGGGGCGAAATACTGCTGCGAAGTGCCGGAATTAAAACTGAAACGGGCATTTGGGGTATTTTTGATTATTGTTTCCTTTTTTGTTCTGCTAAAACCTTATCTTCCATCACTTCCCTATTCGGATATGAACGCGTCGAAGGCACTGATCCTTCTCATTATAGGTGTGGCAACGGGATTTGTTTCAGGAGTCATGGGGGTCGGGGGCGGTCCCATTATGATCAGCGGTATGGTACTTCTGGCGGGTTTTGATCAGCTCACAGCTCAGGGCAGTTCTCTTTTGGCCATGGTATCTCTGGGAGCCGTGGGAGCCTTCACCCATTGGCGTCTGGGTAATGTGGATACAGGTCTTCTGAAAGGTCTTATTCCTGGAATAATTATAGGAACTTACGCAGGTGGATCATGTGCCCATCTCTTGCCCGAATTGACATTGAGGGTCATCTTTGCCGCCATCCTGATCTGGACCGGAAGCCGCTATGTAAAATCACCTGCGCCATCATGCGAATAAATTTTACAACCACCTCTTTTTCCTGAAATACACGAGCATGGAAACAACGATAGTGATCATGATACTCCAGATAAAAAAATAACCCCAGTGCCATTCAAGCTCCGGCATGTACTTAAAATTCATGCCGTAAACACCGGCCAAGAATGTCAGCGGCATAAAAATAGTGGCGATGATGGTTAAGACTTTCATGATTTCATTCATTCTGTTACTGATACTCGAGAGGTATATATCAAGGATGCCGGAAAGCATATCCCTGAAAGTCTCTATGGTATCTATCACCTGAATAGTGTGATCGTAAATGTCTTTCAGGAATAAACCTGTGGATTCTTGAATTAACTGACATTCTGAACGCTCAAGACTGCTGATGGTTTCACGCAGGGGCCAGACCGATTTTCGTAAAAAGATCATTTCTCTTTTCAGGTGTTGAATGGCCTGCAGAGTTTGTGTTGAGGGGTTTTTGACCAGCGATTCTTCTATAATTTCAATTTTTTCACCCAGGTGTTCGAGAATAGTGAAATAATTATCAACGATAGTATCGATGAGCGAATACGCAAGGTAATCCGCCCCGGATTTTCTCAGCCGCCCCTTTCCTGCCCGGATTCTTTCCCGGATGGGTTTAAATATGTCTGTCTCTTTTTCCTGGAAGGAAATGACGAATGTCGGTCCGAGGATAATACTTATTTGTTCTGAAGTTGTCTCGTTGTTTTCATCGGCATGATTGTAGAAAGTTTTGAGAACGATATAGATGTATTCACAGAAATCCTCCATCTTGGGGCGTTGATCCGTATTGAGGATATCTTCCAGCGTGAGGGGGTGCAATCCGAAAACTGCGCCCAGCTCTTCCAGTATCTGGGTATCATGGATACCTTCGATATGTATCCACGCGACTGTCGGACTATCCTTGAATTGCCGACATTCTCCCACTGTTTTGATTTCTTTTTCCTGCAAATGGGCTTCATCGTAATCAAAAACAGTGATTTTTGTTTTTTCCGCCAATCGATCCCCGATATGAATGAGAGACCCCGGAGGAAGACCGGCCTTTCCGGATCGTTTTTTAAGCCGCCTGACCATTCTGATCTATCTCCTTGCCTTGATGACCACTTTTATGGATGGCGCCTTTCTCCCTTCCCATTGAACTTCCGGGGGGATAATGAGCTTTGGCGCCAATGTTGTTGTCGAAGTTAATGGTCTCAAATCAATCGGTGCTGTACGTATTTTAATTTTACTTCGCTGCAGCGTGCCTGGTACTAGAACCGTGATTGATGACGGCGTTACGGTAATCTTCTGGATGGTAATTCCTGAGGCTGGTTCGTTTTCAGTTACAACCTCAACGGGAACAGAAACACGGACAAATCGTGACGCACTGACTGTGATCCGGCTGGGCTTGATCCCCACCACGGTTAAGTTTGAAGGGGTATTTATCATTTCTTTCGTAAGTGCAATATCCTGTCTTCCCTCCTGGAGTTGTGACAGATTCAGTGAAATCTTGAGTGTATCCATATTCATAAGTTGAAATGCCTGCGAGGGGCCGACCACCATTACCTTGGCATCCGTAATTTTGGGCTCTTCTATGACCCATTCCGATGATACGTTCAGATATTCGACAGGTAGTATAAAATCCTTGTATATCGACTCTCTCTGGTATCCGAAAATCATCCAGAGAGCGCAGGCAAGGAGGATGGCAATGACCTTTTCCTTTGTATTTTCCTTTAACCATAGTGCAATAGGTCCCTGCTTCTTTACGGGTGTTTTGCTGATATAATACGACACCAGGTCACCTTTGAGGGCTGATGCGCTTACCTCTTTGATCCGTTCACCTTCGGCAATAGAGATGGTTCCCCTCTCCTCCGAAACAACAATGCAGATGGCATCCGACCGTTCAGAGAGGCCAAGGGCCGCTGTATGGCGAAGACCAACATTTCCGTATTGACTGGCATTCGGGGAGAGAGGCAGATGACATCCAAAACGTGTTACTGTTCTTCCGTCAATAACAACGGCGCCGTCATGGCCTACAGAATGAGGATCAAAAATGCTCTCCAGCAGCGGCTCGCTGAGAGTGCCATTCAGTTCCGTACCGCCACTCAGGTGTCTGTCAAGAGGATCGTTTCCCTGAATAACAATCAGGGCGCCGATGTGCTTCCGGGCAAAATTCGCTACCGTCTGGGCAATGATTTCAGAGGTCTGTCCGTGGGATGTCGTTCTTGGAATCTTTTTTCTGATTATTCCCAGAATGGCAAGGCGTTCAAAGAATCTCCGAAGATCTTCCTGGAAGATGACAACGAGGACGAAGAGCAGGATGGCAAAAAATCCCTGCAGCACAACCGTGGTAAGGTAGAGCTGGAAAAATTTGGCAACGACATAAATAAAACCTAAGAGGCTGATGCCTAATAAAACAAACCGGGATGCCCTGTCTTTAAACCAGATCAGGAGCGCGGAAATCATGATAGAGATGATCGCAATGTCGAAGATATCCTGAATACGTATGCTTAAGAACATTGCCAAAGCGCTATCAAACATGGTCATTTTCTTTCTTGCTGAAGTTATCCTGTTTGTGTTCCCGCATCAATCCCGGTAGAAACTGATTCGGTCAACCCATACGGTTCCTTTAATGTCTGAATTTCGTCTCACATCTATGCCGATCTCAAATCCCTCTACCCGGTGCAGTCGCATGACCTGATCTCCCGGTTCAGCCCCGTACCTCTTCGCACCTTCTGTTATCCAGCCCCTGCCAATGAACATTCTATTAAAAGGAATTCTGATCTTTTCCCATTCCTTGTCGGTTTCGAAGTTTCCGACCCATGTGTCAATCTTATTAGGATTATCGGTATGGGATGTCTTGAAGGTAACTGAAGCGTAAAATCTATGTGTAGACCTAACGTAAAACTCAATGCCGTCGTAGAGGCTTATATCCCGCTTCTTTCTGTTCCCAATGTGCGCCCACCGTGGCCGTTCATCGGTGATCAGGTTAAAATCAATTTTCAGAGACTTTTTCGAACCTTGTACACCCTCCGTACGGTCTATACTTGACTGATAGTAGGCTTTTTTACCTGCCTTCATCAGGATCCAAGAAGGATCGGTAGATGAGCCTTCAAAGTCTTCATTCATGGGCCCGGAATCACGGATGTCTGAAGGCTTGAATAGTCGAGTTTTCATAGTAATTGCCGCTGTGGCTTGGCCGGTTCTGACATTGATCAATCTCAGGTTTATGTCCCACTCGTCCCTAAGCTCTGCAAATGTTCCCGTAAGAATAAGATCGGCTATAAGGAGTTTCCCTGCAACTTTATCAGGGGTTTCTCTGGCTATGCCACTCATGCTTAATTCAATTTCGTTCATGACGGATTTGAGCTTGGATCGCTCGAGCACAATAAACTGTCCTGAATCGATCAGTGCCGAGGTGAGTTCTTCGAGGCTGACTCTTCCTGCTTCTTTTTCACGCCCTCTTATGACCTCAAAGTCCACAACCGCAATGGTTTTTTTAGGGATCATCAATTTCAATACGGTTTCGGCCTTATGGGTTACCGGCTTTTCAAACTCGATAACTGCGGTATTGCCGCGGATTGTCTTGACTGTTGCTGGTTTTCCATCCACTTCGGTTTTTATGCCTTCGACAAGAATGCTTTTCTGCACGACCTGCTGGGCAATTTCGCTGACAGGTGATCCGGGCGTCTTTTTCAATTCAGGTATTTTTAGGGCTACAGTAACTTCATTGCCGGAGGTATTCTGAACAACGCCATCGACGTACAGGAGACTTCCTGATTCGATCTTTTCCGCTTTTCCCATCGTGCCGCAGGCAGATACTGAAAAAGCCAAGCATATAAGGAAAAAAATATCTAAGGGTCTCATTTCAACCTCCTGAAGAAATATTAAAATATATTCTATTTTAGAACATGCTAATATAATTTTTGCAATAGTCAATGTTGATGAGAATCATTTTTTTCTTGACAATGGTCCGGAGATATGGTTTTACTCTCTCCAGTAAAAGGAAAGCGTTTATACATGATGGACAGAATGAACAGCATTGGGATTACCAAGTTTTATTATTTTTGGAGCTATTATTATTTCCCATTGGTCTGCCCATCGCTCAGGAGGAATTAACACCAATTAAATGAAACATAGAAGCCATGGGTAGACCGAAAGAAGCTGCCCATGGCTTTTTTATTTTCTTCAGGCCATGGCAGCGATATTCGCCATGGCCTTTTTTAATTCAATGAGACTTGAGCTTTTTCACGGCAAGGCCGCAGAAAAAGGACGTAGTCGAATTGACCCTGAGCAAGTCGAAGGGTCTTCGTATTTATGATTTATTAAGGAGGGATACATTGTGATTATTGTGATGAAAAAGAATGCAACTGAAGGACAGATCGAGAACGTTATCGGGTGGATAGAGTCGGTGGGATACAATGCTCATCCTTCCCGGGGAGTGGAACGAACCATTATAGGGGCTGTCGGTGATGAACGGGGTAAGGCCTATTTAAAGTTTGCCGAATCCCTTTCCGGTGTGGAAAAAGTCATGTCCATCCTTAAGCCGTATAAGCTTGCCAGCCGGGAGTCCAGGGAAGAAAATACCATTATCACTGTAGGAGATGTGGAAATTGGCGGCCCACGATTTGTGGTAATGGCCGGTCCCTGTGCTGTTGAAAGTGAGGAACAGATGATGGAAAGCGCCTACGTCGTAAAAAAAGGCGGCGCACACATCCTCCGAGGGGGTGCATTTAAACCGAGAACATCTCCCTACAGCTTCCAGGGCATGGAAGAAGAGGGTCTCAAGTTATTAGCAAAGGCTAGGGAAAAGACAGGCCTCCCTGTTGTTACGGAGGTCATGGATCCGGCGCATGTCGATCTGGTGGAGGCGTATGCAGACATCCTCCAAGTGGGGGCGCGCAATGTCCAGAATTTTTCTCTCCTCAAAAAGGTTGGACTGTCGAGGAAACCGGTCCTTTTGAAACGGGGGATGATGACGACCATTGAAGAACTGCTCATGTCTGCGGAATACATCCTCTCTTCGGGAAACAATCAGGTCATTCTCTGTGAGAGGGGCATCCGTACCTTTGAGACTGCTACCCGCAATACCCTTGATATCAGTGCTGTTCCTGTTTTGAAGGAATTAACGCATCTCCCTGTCATTATTGATCCCAGTCACGCATCGGGTAACTGGAAATATGTCATCCCCCTCAGTAGGGCAGCCATGGCAGTCGGGGCGGACGGGATTCTTGTCGAAGTTCACCCTGAGCCCGAAAAGGCCGTTTCCGATGGAAACCAATCTCTCAAGCCTGAAACATTCTATCAGTTGATGGAGGAGATAAAAATTTTTGAGAGTGTCATGAAAAAAATTGCATAGGTGCTTCAATGAAAAAGATAAGAGTAAATTTAGATAAAAGGTTATCTGCTTCCCATGAAATTTGTATAGGGTACGATATTCTGGATCGTATCGGGCTCATTATTGCGAAAAATCTGCCCGCCCTTCATTATGTCATCATTACCGATTCGAACGTTTCAGCCATCTACGGAGAGTCACTTCTGGAAAGGCTTAAGGGAATGGGGATGAAGGCCGATATGATCGAGTTCCCCGCGGGAGAGGGTTCAAAAAATATCAGCACAACCGTTTCCATTGTTGAGAGGCTGTTACAACTTGGGGCGGACAGAAAATCGGCGCTCCTTGCCCTGGGAGGTGGTGTTGTCGGTGATATGACGGGTTTTATCGCATCCACGTATATGAGATCTCTTCCGTACATCCAGATTCCCACTACTCTTATGGCCCAGGTTGACAGCAGCATCGGTGGAAAGACGGCCATCGACCTTCCGGAAGGGAAAAACCTTCTCGGGACCTTTTACCAGCCTAAAGGTGTGTTTATCGAAGTGAAATTCTTAGACACGCTGCCCGAAAAAGAATTTAATAACGGGTTGGCGGAGGTTATAAAGTGCGGTATTATTGATGATGCACAATTCTTTCATTTTCTGGAAGAACACGCAGAAGCTATCAAGCAACGGGATCGTCGTATCCTTCAGAAGATCATCGAGGATTCGTGCAGGATAAAAAAGGGGATTGTAGAGATTGACGAAAGGGAGCAGGGGCTTCGCCGTGTTCTTAACTTCGGTCATACTATCGGTCATGCCATTGAGGCGGAATCTCACTATACCATTTCCCATGGAGTTGCCGTTTCCCTGGGTATGGTTGCAGCAGTCAGGATTTCAGAGATATTGTATGATCTTCCCGGCGAGGATAGGAAAAGAATTGAACATCTGATAGAAATCCTGGGCCTTCCCCGTCATATCCCTCAAACGATTGCAACGGATAGAATCCTTTCAAGGTTGAGGACAGATAAGAAAAAAGAGGGTGACACGATTCATTTCGTCTTGCTTAAAAAGATAGGGATGCCTTTTGTCAATGGGGGCGTGCCAGAGTCGGTTCTGCGCGAAACGGTGGAGGGACTGAAAAAATGACATTAACATCGCTCGAACACCTTCGGGACGACCTGAAGAAGACAGACCGGGAGATTGTAAGGCTCCTCAATGAGAGGGCTGAACTATCCATAAAAATCGGAAAGATTAAAT contains:
- the corA gene encoding magnesium/cobalt transporter CorA, translated to MVRRLKKRSGKAGLPPGSLIHIGDRLAEKTKITVFDYDEAHLQEKEIKTVGECRQFKDSPTVAWIHIEGIHDTQILEELGAVFGLHPLTLEDILNTDQRPKMEDFCEYIYIVLKTFYNHADENNETTSEQISIILGPTFVISFQEKETDIFKPIRERIRAGKGRLRKSGADYLAYSLIDTIVDNYFTILEHLGEKIEIIEESLVKNPSTQTLQAIQHLKREMIFLRKSVWPLRETISSLERSECQLIQESTGLFLKDIYDHTIQVIDTIETFRDMLSGILDIYLSSISNRMNEIMKVLTIIATIFMPLTFLAGVYGMNFKYMPELEWHWGYFFIWSIMITIVVSMLVYFRKKRWL
- the aroB gene encoding 3-dehydroquinate synthase translates to MKKIRVNLDKRLSASHEICIGYDILDRIGLIIAKNLPALHYVIITDSNVSAIYGESLLERLKGMGMKADMIEFPAGEGSKNISTTVSIVERLLQLGADRKSALLALGGGVVGDMTGFIASTYMRSLPYIQIPTTLMAQVDSSIGGKTAIDLPEGKNLLGTFYQPKGVFIEVKFLDTLPEKEFNNGLAEVIKCGIIDDAQFFHFLEEHAEAIKQRDRRILQKIIEDSCRIKKGIVEIDEREQGLRRVLNFGHTIGHAIEAESHYTISHGVAVSLGMVAAVRISEILYDLPGEDRKRIEHLIEILGLPRHIPQTIATDRILSRLRTDKKKEGDTIHFVLLKKIGMPFVNGGVPESVLRETVEGLKK
- a CDS encoding diguanylate cyclase; translated protein: MNQMDTKLKAGESYGKQAEELRKENPPQILVVDDSPEIMDLLTDILTNHSYRVRPAFSGRMALKSVEAEVPDLIMLDVTMPEMDGYEVCRHLKSNEKSCSIPVIFISGIDEAANKVEGFNAGGIDYITKPFRSAEVLARVEKHLAVRRLQKQLEGQNIQLQQEITERRQAEEELRKHKAQLEEIVAERTKDIRNINEELQCEITERKQAEELYRTLANNSHTGVYIVQNGKLQFVNPHIPEYSGYLEEELIEMDILDFVYPDDREIVRKNAVDMLEGKRSTPYEFRIVDREGRIRWLMEMVASITYEGKQAVLGNTMDITEKIQAESALRESEKRISDISNNMADWIWEIDKNGVYSYSSEKVLTVLGYTPEEIIGKSFSDFFLAENLEQMREILIEIMKDKKPIKDLESWRTRKNGEHVCLITNGVPFFDNQGHFKGYRGVNRDITERKRAEEAIEQANYKLHSMVYEYSLRYQRTSLFNQMSEKLQICGSLEETYSIMSQFAQKLFPAAAGSLFIFDSSRNLVEAVTFWGKGLSGEKVFIPEDCCALRHGKRHVKADSLSDSRCPHLSGTVGKSSLCVPLSAQGKTIGMLHLQQQISSGSLPAKPDFYERSEGINVEMQQLAITMADLFSLALANIKLRDTLKQQATRDPLTGLFNRRYMEETLTREIGRSERYGTPVGIIMIDIDHFRRFNNTFGHEAGDIVLKDLGKFLQINVRKEDVACRYGGEEFTLIMPGASLEFTQKRAEDIRRTVQHLRIYYNEQPLESITLSLGVAIFPDHGSTGEAVLQVADAALYTAKHRGRNQVAVAGDAKHDCRYPEPVAENEKPAHI
- a CDS encoding sulfite exporter TauE/SafE family protein; the encoded protein is MSFLIGIIAGVFGGLVGLGGGVLMIPLMVSMKKIGQHKAHGTSLVAVVFTGIIGAIIYSLYNALDVWAAILISFAALWPARYGAKYCCEVPELKLKRAFGVFLIIVSFFVLLKPYLPSLPYSDMNASKALILLIIGVATGFVSGVMGVGGGPIMISGMVLLAGFDQLTAQGSSLLAMVSLGAVGAFTHWRLGNVDTGLLKGLIPGIIIGTYAGGSCAHLLPELTLRVIFAAILIWTGSRYVKSPAPSCE
- a CDS encoding CIA30 family protein, which encodes MRPLDIFFLICLAFSVSACGTMGKAEKIESGSLLYVDGVVQNTSGNEVTVALKIPELKKTPGSPVSEIAQQVVQKSILVEGIKTEVDGKPATVKTIRGNTAVIEFEKPVTHKAETVLKLMIPKKTIAVVDFEVIRGREKEAGRVSLEELTSALIDSGQFIVLERSKLKSVMNEIELSMSGIARETPDKVAGKLLIADLILTGTFAELRDEWDINLRLINVRTGQATAAITMKTRLFKPSDIRDSGPMNEDFEGSSTDPSWILMKAGKKAYYQSSIDRTEGVQGSKKSLKIDFNLITDERPRWAHIGNRKKRDISLYDGIEFYVRSTHRFYASVTFKTSHTDNPNKIDTWVGNFETDKEWEKIRIPFNRMFIGRGWITEGAKRYGAEPGDQVMRLHRVEGFEIGIDVRRNSDIKGTVWVDRISFYRD
- the aroF gene encoding 3-deoxy-7-phosphoheptulonate synthase translates to MIIVMKKNATEGQIENVIGWIESVGYNAHPSRGVERTIIGAVGDERGKAYLKFAESLSGVEKVMSILKPYKLASRESREENTIITVGDVEIGGPRFVVMAGPCAVESEEQMMESAYVVKKGGAHILRGGAFKPRTSPYSFQGMEEEGLKLLAKAREKTGLPVVTEVMDPAHVDLVEAYADILQVGARNVQNFSLLKKVGLSRKPVLLKRGMMTTIEELLMSAEYILSSGNNQVILCERGIRTFETATRNTLDISAVPVLKELTHLPVIIDPSHASGNWKYVIPLSRAAMAVGADGILVEVHPEPEKAVSDGNQSLKPETFYQLMEEIKIFESVMKKIA
- a CDS encoding diadenylate cyclase, coding for MTMFDSALAMFLSIRIQDIFDIAIISIMISALLIWFKDRASRFVLLGISLLGFIYVVAKFFQLYLTTVVLQGFFAILLFVLVVIFQEDLRRFFERLAILGIIRKKIPRTTSHGQTSEIIAQTVANFARKHIGALIVIQGNDPLDRHLSGGTELNGTLSEPLLESIFDPHSVGHDGAVVIDGRTVTRFGCHLPLSPNASQYGNVGLRHTAALGLSERSDAICIVVSEERGTISIAEGERIKEVSASALKGDLVSYYISKTPVKKQGPIALWLKENTKEKVIAILLACALWMIFGYQRESIYKDFILPVEYLNVSSEWVIEEPKITDAKVMVVGPSQAFQLMNMDTLKISLNLSQLQEGRQDIALTKEMINTPSNLTVVGIKPSRITVSASRFVRVSVPVEVVTENEPASGITIQKITVTPSSITVLVPGTLQRSKIKIRTAPIDLRPLTSTTTLAPKLIIPPEVQWEGRKAPSIKVVIKARR